The genomic segment CTAGACTTTCAGCTCCTCGAAACAGGGATGACCTCTGTATCACTGCAAATGCTTGGCACTCAGTAAATGATTGTTGAATAAATGGTTATTCATCTTTAAATTCTCAGCACCCAGCATGACACTtagcacataataaatgttcGTTAGATGAATGTTGAATATGAATATTGTGTTTTGCTTGATGGTTGTAGGTATAGGAGGCTGTGCTCCCCACAGCCTTGAGGTTTATGGTAGAATTGGCTGGCAGAGGATCAGGAGGAGCTAGGGAATCATCTGAATTCTTTGTTCTCagcttttgtttcttctctacAGGCATGGGTTGGAATTGGAGCCTGTCACCCAACCCGAAGGCTAACAGCATCATGTGGTTACTAACTGTTCCTCATTCACCGGTTGATGCCTCCCAGAAAAAAACGCCGCCAGCCTTCCCAGAAAGCCCAGCTGCTGTTCCACCATCAACCACTGGAGGGCCCCAAACACAGCTGTGCATCTACACAGCTTCCCATCACTCACACTCGACAGGTGCCCAGCAAGCCCATTGACCACAGCACCATCACTTCCTGGGTAGGCCCATGGGATTAttactttgccttttttttttttttttctttcttttttttttttttttgagatggagtcttgctctgtcgcccaggctgaagcacagtggtgcgatctcggctcactgcaagctccacctcccggattcatgccattctcctgcctcagcctcccgagtggctgggactacaggcgcctgccaccacgcccggctaatttttttgtattttcagtggagatggggtttcactgtgttagccaggatggtctcgatctcctgatctcgtgatccgcctgcctcggcctcccaaagtgctgagattacaggcgtgagccaccatgcctggcctactttgaCTTTTACTCTGTTAGGTTTTCCAGAATGCTGACTCTTCTTCCCCTTGAACCAGGGTCTCAAGAATAAGATTCATGGGGGCAGGGGCAAGGAGTTAATGTATTCTTTCTGTCTGTGGCCAGCCATCTTCCCTGGTACATCTTCTTTTCTCAGTTCAAACTGAGGAATGGGTTAGTGGGAACTGGAGTCTTTCTCTTCCCCTATTTTCCTCTGAAAGAGTTCAGTGTAAAAGTTTTTTACCCATTAGCTGGGTGAGAATGCCAGATCAATGGCAGAACAAGTTAAAAATGAGATTGTTCCCCAAACCTCACGTGAAAGGTGGTGTATCTAGCTAGACACTCTGTTTATTGTTTAACGGATTGagccttgaaaaataaaaatcccataaGAATAGCATATGTCATATTTTGACCGCTTAAAAGCCCTGGGAAGAGaggccaagtgtagtggctcatgtttgtaatcctagcactttgggaggccaagacaggaggattgcttgagcccaggagttcgagaccagcctaggcaatatggcaaaaccccatctttactaaaaaatattaatagaaaaattagctgggcatggtggtgtgtacctgtagtcccaactacttgggaggctgaggtgggcagatctcttgagcctagaggtcaaggctgtagtgagccaagatttgccactgcactccagcctgggcaacagcgtgagaccctgtctcaaaaaaaaaattaaaaaaagaagcagaagccCTGGGAAGAGAATATAGCTACTATACAACGGGAAAGTAGTATAGTAAAAGGGCCAGACAAAAACATAAGCTTGGCTTGGGAGTATTTAATACATGTAACTTATTCAAGACTGCTTGGAAGAACCATAATACCTGCTACAGGACTGTGGAAGAAACCTAAACATCAGAATCTTGTGGATGAGAGTaggaatgaacatttattgaacagtCATTATATGCCAGGTCCTCTGCTAGTTCCTCCCCCCTGTGCTTGGAGTTGGCTTTGCATTATTTACTGAGGGCCTTCTTTGTTCCAGGCATTCTGCTAGGTGCTGGGAATCAAGAACAAGACCGCTGGTCTCTACCCTCATGAAGTTTAAAGATAAGTTATATCTAGGCCAgtcattgtggctcacgcctgtaatcccagcactttgggaggctgaggcgggtggatcacttgaggtcaggagtttgagaccagtctgaccaacatggcaaaaacctgactctactaaaaatacaaaaattggctgggtgccgtggctcatgcctgtaatcccagcactttgggaggccaaggcaggtggatcacttgaggtcaggagttcaaggtcaacCTGCTCAAAATGGTAaaattccgtctctacaaaaaatacaaaaagtagctgggcatggtggtgcgtgcctgtaatcccagctacacgggaagctgaggcagtagaattgcttgcatcagggaggcagaagttgcagtgagcagagcagagtgccattacactccagcctgggtgacaagagcgaaactctgtctcaaaaaaaaaaaaaaaatatatatatatatatacacacacacacacacacacacacacacacacacagctgggcgtggtggcaggcgcctgtagtcctggctactcaggaagctgaagcaggagaatcgctggaacctgggaggcagacgttgcagtgagctgagattacgccactgcactccagtctagatgtcggagtgagactccatcccaggGGAAAACGTTATATCCCTGTGGCGAGATGAACGGAAAGAGACATCATCCCCTTTCCTACACACGAGGAAGCTGAAGGCCAGAGAGATGGAAGAATTTGCCGAAAGCATCCTGTTACTATCCCATTAGACAGCTATTTTAGTTTTGTGTTCATTACTACATTAGACCCCGATTTAAGAGTCTGGTCATCAGATATAGTTTCCTCTCTTAGGTTAGTACTTAGTTAGGCtcacctcactttttttttttttttttttaaggtatcaCCTGATTTTGATACAACAGCAGGAAGCTTGTTCCCAGCCTACCggaaacaccaccaccaaaaccGGGCGAGACATTCAAGTCGAAAATCTACCACCTCCAAGTTTCCACATCTAACTTTTGAGAGTCCGCAGTCTTCCAATTCAGAGACATTGGGGATCCCCTTAATCCGGGAGTGCCCCAGTGAATCAGAAAAGGATGTTTCCAGAAGACCCTTAGTTCCAGTGCTCAGTCCCCAAAGCTGTGGGGACATGTCAGCACAGGCACTTCAGAGCTTACCTTATGTGTTCATTCCACCTGATATCCAGACCCCAGAGTCATCGTCTGTGAAGGAAGAACTCATTCCCCGGGATCAGAAGGAAAATAGCCTTCCAAGCTGCTCTCTTCACACTGGCACTCCTGATAGCCCAGAGCCTGGACCTGTTCTGGTTGAGGACACCCCCGAAGACAAGTATGGAATAAAGGTCACGTGGAGGAGACGACAGCACCTGCTTGCTTACctcagggagagagggaagcTGAGCAGAAGCCAATTCCTTGTGAAAAGCTGACTGCCATCAGCAATCTCAATAGAAAAGAGACATGTTTTTTGGAGTCATAAAGGAATTCAAttcccaggtttttttttgtttgtttgttttattttgttttgtattttgagatgtaatatcgctctgttgcccaggctggagtgcagtggtatgatcgcatctcactgcaacctccacttcctgggttcaagcgatgctcctgcctcagcctccccagtagctgggattacaggcacctgccaccatgcctggctgatttttttgtatttttagtagagatgaggtttctccatgttggccaggctggtttcaaaatcctgacctcaattCATCTGCTGACCtggaccttccaaagtgctgggattacaggcgtgagccaccgcgcccagccgagattTGTTTTCTAAGATACTTTGTGTCATGAACAGTTGAGTTTAGTGTCATGAACTattcactttatatttttcttgtattaactgtttaaatttttaaaatatcttgtagtaactctttaaaatgtatgtaagtAAATGGCTACAGAAAGTTTTTTTAGAGAATCCTGCTTCTGTCAGTAATACATCAATATTACCCCATCCACTAAAGGTCTTTGTCTCCTTAACCACTACTCGTTAATCCTTTAATCACCTCATTCAAACCAATTCATTCTGCATTTTTGAGTACCAGCTCTTGTCAGGCTCAATGGCAGCTTCTATGAGCTGAtggatggaaaaaaatcaaactctgtGACTCTGTGGTTGACTGCCACCTCTGCAACCTTGACTCATCTGCTGaaaaggcaagaagaagaaagggcAGCAAGCCCTGTTTTAGGGACTATATGAGATCAGGGAAGATAAAGGGGACGTAGATGAGTTCTTTAGGATTGCCTatgttttgagtttttgtttctaACTGAAGAAATCTATCAATATTAAATAGGGTGGGAAAATGATTTCTTAGAGTAACTGTTCAActgtgtataaataaataaggaaagttTTCAATGAATATTACTTATTGTAATTAATGCAGAAGGACTTCCCTAGTCAACCCAATGTCTCAGATGGCCTTTTACTCAGATAAGTACATCTCATTAAACCCCATTCATCCAGCATTCATTCAGCTGGACCTACTGTGTCAGGTCCAGCCCCAACTAGATCAAGCAGGGATTACTCTgcatattttacagatgggaattTGACGCAGAGAATGAACCATACACAGGGTCACACAGTGAGTGCAGGCTGACCCAGGCAGTGTAACGGTCCACTCAGCGTGTGCCTCCTAAAGTTCTAACTTGTAGGTTCAAAACCAATGTGGGAGACAACTTTGACCTTAGAATGCCATAAAGCCATTTGTGCAGAGACTCGTCAGGACTTAGGATGTTCTGTAGGGATGATGTGCATGTCGGTAGGGAGAAAGGGGACGGGATTTATGGAGACAGAGTACACTTTTAGACAGGGGCTTCCACTGTGGGCTATGGATGTTTGAGGAAGGCCCACAGGCTGTAGAAAGGTAGATGGAAACAGTCTCCAGGAcgggcccatgcctgtaatcccagcactttgggaggcagaggcaggtggatcatttgaggtcaggagtaaagagaccagtctggccaacatggtgaaaccctatctctaccaaaaatacgaaaagtaGCCAGGCGGTAGTGGtctgtgcctgtcatcccaggtactcagaggctgaggcaggagaatcgcctgagcctgggaggcgaaggttgcggtgagctgagattgggccattgcactgcagtctgggcgagacagtgagaccctgtctcaaaaaaagaaagagtctcCGGATTCCCTCGTGTGCTTTAGGGGAGTCTGTAGAGTAGGTCAAGCTTGGGCTGGAGTATGGGAAGCTTAAGGAGTTGTGTGCAGTTGAAGGTCAAGGCCAGCCTATGGAAGATGCGTTTCACTGGGAGTGACTGGCGGAGTGGAGAGGGTACCAGAGCGGGTCCACGAAGGCCTCTGGTATCAGGGCAGGGGCCAGAATGGGAAGTGACAGAGGTCTGTACATCCTCACAGGGCAGACCTAGGGAAGCGCTCCGGGTGGGCTCGGTAAAAATGGCGGGGGTGCGGGAAGCCGGTGCGTGCGTGGCGGTTGGTGGGGTATGGGCCACTCCTCTGACCGGACTCGCCCGCTGGCCGCGCGGCGGACGAGTCCCAGGCAAAAACAAACTCTTGCCCTTCAGTCCCGGACGCGCGTGGCGCTCCAGAGGACCAAGCCCTGACTCGCGGCGCCCCACCCCCGCGCAGGCGCGTTTAACTCCCGCTCGCCTCCCGCCCCTTAGCAACCCTCCCGCAGCGTTGCCCCGGCAGTAGCCAATGAGACAGGAGCCACGAGCACACGGACCAATCGGCGGCGGCGACGGTGTGGAACGCGGTTGCCAGGAGGCGGGACGCGGCGGCGTGCCAGCCGAGCCACTCTGGCGACCGCAGAGAAGAGTGTGTACGTGGTGGGGGCTTCCTCGGCGGCGGGCATGGAGGCTTCGTGCTGCCGGCTCGGTCCCAGCTGCGACAGGTCAGACAGGGCCGTGGCAGGTCTCCTCCTGAGCGAGGCGGAGGGGCGAAGCGAGAAGGCGGAGGTCCTCTCCGGGAGCCCTGCGGGGAGAGGGCGGGACACGGGACTCGGCGACCCAGGCAGGGATGGGTTCGGCGGCGGGAGGCGAACCCCTCTCCCTGCTCCGGTGTGGGGACCCCTTAGGCGGAGCGGCGGCCCTACAGCCCGCGCCGTGGGCAGAGACCTTTGGTTCAGGTCCCTGCTCAGGAACTTTAGGAGTTTTCGTGTCGGGCTCCCTGGGCCCCTCTGGGCCTTGGGTCTCCCTGGGGGGAGACGGGGTGGCCCCGCTGTGCTCGCACTGCCCGGCCGTGTCTCCGCCGAGACGGGACCCAGCCCCTCCCGGGAGGCGGTGCGGGTGATGTTTAGTGACTTGTTCTGACGCCGCCGCTTCGGACGGGTAACGCCGAATTCTGGAGCAGAGTCCCAGGAGCGGAAACGCGaaacttctttttcctctctgctttccAGTGTTTGTCCCT from the Macaca thibetana thibetana isolate TM-01 chromosome 11, ASM2454274v1, whole genome shotgun sequence genome contains:
- the RHNO1 gene encoding RAD9, HUS1, RAD1-interacting nuclear orphan protein 1, giving the protein MPPRKKRRQPSQKAQLLFHHQPLEGPKHSCASTQLPITHTRQVPSKPIDHSTITSWVSPDFDTTAGSLFPAYRKHHHQNRARHSSRKSTTSKFPHLTFESPQSSNSETLGIPLIRECPSESEKDVSRRPLVPVLSPQSCGDMSAQALQSLPYVFIPPDIQTPESSSVKEELIPRDQKENSLPSCSLHTGTPDSPEPGPVLVEDTPEDKYGIKVTWRRRQHLLAYLRERGKLSRSQFLVKS